One window from the genome of Rhodopseudomonas sp. P2A-2r encodes:
- a CDS encoding autotransporter outer membrane beta-barrel domain-containing protein — MFLRASAAALLLVSTSLSASAQSFDQFLVFGPSNLDSGSFKTSGGDNHFTVARTNGAAMTPSAGLMVTDLLSARFGLTDVSQGVSPNGTNYAVSGARITAANSFTPAFASAALTPSITQQMTNYLASTGGVANANALYVISAGSNDVTAPGATQAVLATQAGLFTDSVARLQAAGARYILIPNTSRDFLNTQIYSNLTAAGVNFIPADLAAMVGAIRATPERFGLTSTAVGTVPPVLTSPSACQPPSNGYSGYGLYCVASTTRPAPNVASLGSATALQTSLFSDNIHFSPAGQQIESDYFYSLIVAPSQISFLTESAIQFRRGVTLGIQEQIDVAQRRGGPGFNVWFNGDVSSLKLNNSSAGFPNDPSTPISGTLGASYSFGAHALVGAAVTLGSQDPSFSSGGGFREREVAATIFGAARSGALWANAIMSFGWLKYDVNRVVPLGITFDSNSASTHGRNFSFAALTGYDFRHGAVTHGPVVGVEVQSVGIDNFTETGSFTSLAFSGIGRTSTVSALGYRAAVDLGIWRPFAQVTWNHEFDDTAGRTVTASLTTLATAPSYSLPVVQLGRDWASASIGTTIAFAQDWTALAAVNAQLGLSGAMNYGGRFGMNYAFGAQQAAKLITK; from the coding sequence ATGTTTCTCAGGGCCTCAGCCGCAGCATTGCTCCTGGTTTCCACGTCACTTTCCGCCTCCGCGCAGAGCTTCGATCAGTTCCTGGTGTTCGGCCCAAGCAATCTCGACAGCGGCTCCTTCAAGACATCCGGCGGCGACAATCATTTCACAGTCGCGCGCACCAATGGTGCCGCCATGACCCCGTCGGCCGGCCTCATGGTCACCGACTTACTGTCCGCCCGGTTCGGGCTGACCGATGTGTCGCAAGGCGTATCGCCGAACGGCACCAACTACGCGGTGTCCGGCGCGCGCATCACTGCAGCCAACTCCTTCACGCCCGCGTTTGCATCGGCCGCTCTCACGCCAAGCATCACCCAACAGATGACCAACTACCTCGCCTCGACCGGTGGCGTAGCCAATGCGAATGCGCTCTATGTGATCAGCGCAGGCAGCAACGACGTCACCGCTCCCGGCGCCACGCAGGCCGTTCTCGCCACCCAGGCCGGCCTGTTCACGGACTCGGTCGCGCGACTTCAGGCGGCCGGCGCGCGCTACATTCTGATCCCCAACACCAGCAGGGATTTCCTCAATACCCAGATCTACAGCAATCTCACCGCTGCCGGCGTCAACTTCATTCCTGCGGATCTCGCGGCCATGGTCGGCGCAATCCGCGCGACGCCGGAGCGGTTCGGGCTGACGTCGACCGCGGTAGGCACCGTGCCACCGGTACTGACGTCGCCATCCGCCTGTCAGCCGCCCAGCAACGGCTATTCCGGTTACGGACTGTATTGCGTGGCCTCGACGACGCGGCCGGCCCCGAACGTCGCATCTCTCGGTTCGGCCACCGCGCTGCAGACCAGCCTGTTTTCCGACAATATCCATTTTTCGCCGGCCGGCCAGCAGATCGAGTCCGATTACTTCTACAGCCTGATCGTCGCGCCCAGTCAGATCTCGTTCCTGACCGAAAGCGCGATCCAGTTCCGCCGCGGCGTGACGCTGGGCATCCAGGAGCAGATCGACGTCGCACAACGCCGCGGCGGCCCCGGCTTCAATGTCTGGTTCAATGGCGACGTGTCCTCGCTGAAGCTGAACAACAGTTCGGCGGGCTTCCCCAATGACCCGAGCACGCCCATTTCCGGCACGTTGGGCGCCAGCTACAGTTTCGGCGCCCATGCGCTGGTCGGCGCCGCCGTCACGCTGGGATCGCAGGATCCGAGTTTTTCATCGGGCGGCGGCTTCAGGGAGCGAGAGGTCGCCGCGACGATCTTCGGCGCCGCGCGCAGCGGCGCCTTGTGGGCCAATGCGATCATGAGCTTCGGCTGGCTGAAGTACGACGTCAACCGCGTGGTGCCGCTGGGCATTACCTTCGACAGCAATTCCGCCTCCACCCACGGCCGCAATTTCTCGTTCGCAGCGCTGACCGGCTACGATTTCCGCCACGGCGCTGTGACCCATGGCCCGGTGGTCGGCGTGGAAGTGCAGTCGGTAGGCATCGACAACTTCACGGAGACCGGCAGCTTCACCAGCCTGGCCTTTTCCGGCATCGGCCGGACCTCGACGGTCAGCGCGCTGGGCTATCGCGCAGCCGTTGACCTCGGCATTTGGCGACCGTTCGCGCAGGTGACTTGGAATCACGAGTTTGACGACACTGCAGGCCGCACGGTCACGGCCAGCCTGACGACGCTGGCGACGGCGCCGAGCTACTCACTGCCCGTCGTTCAGCTCGGCCGCGACTGGGCCAGCGCCAGCATCGGCACCACCATTGCATTTGCGCAGGACTGGACTGCGCTCGCCGCCGTCAACGCCCAGCTCGGACTATCCGGCGCGATGAATTATGGCGGCCGCTTCGGCATGAACTACGCGTTCGGCGCGCAGCAGGCGGCGAAGTTGATCACCAAATAG
- a CDS encoding tetratricopeptide repeat protein, translating to MRALKASICVVVAALALSLSPSATSYAAEDEATTLILQMKEFYQAGKYVEALPLAQKSLALREKEFGSDDVHVAMPLNDLGTIHYQLGQYAVAEQFYKRSLAVRRRRSVRMMRTSQWC from the coding sequence ATGAGGGCCCTGAAAGCATCGATCTGTGTCGTGGTCGCCGCGCTCGCCCTGAGCCTGTCGCCCAGCGCAACGTCCTACGCGGCAGAGGATGAGGCGACCACCCTCATTCTGCAGATGAAAGAATTTTATCAGGCCGGGAAATACGTGGAGGCGCTGCCATTGGCGCAGAAGTCCCTTGCGCTTCGCGAGAAGGAGTTTGGGTCAGACGATGTGCACGTCGCAATGCCGCTGAATGACCTCGGCACAATCCACTACCAGCTGGGTCAATACGCCGTTGCCGAGCAATTTTACAAGCGCTCACTGGCCGTCAGGAGAAGACGCTCGGTCCGGATGATGCGGACCTCGCAATGGTGCTGA
- a CDS encoding tetratricopeptide repeat protein yields MLQALTGRQEKTLGPDDADLAMVLNNLGDVYRAEKRYAEAESFLKRSIAIGTKKRGPDDTSIVLPLNNLAAVHSLQGRNDKAIPMFERALAILEKANGPDDPEAAVSMSNLANSYIQRHRYADAERLLKRAIVVTSKAFGPNHPDIAQAQNNLAELYSRQGRKADAEYLFKQSAAMFERTLGPNHPDLAGVLENLAGFYKDQGRYADAAQAHKRSMVIRGKTESGPI; encoded by the coding sequence ATTTTACAAGCGCTCACTGGCCGTCAGGAGAAGACGCTCGGTCCGGATGATGCGGACCTCGCAATGGTGCTGAATAATCTGGGCGACGTCTATCGTGCGGAAAAGCGTTACGCGGAAGCTGAGTCGTTTCTCAAGCGGTCCATCGCCATCGGCACAAAAAAGCGCGGCCCTGACGATACGTCGATCGTGCTGCCGTTGAACAACCTCGCCGCTGTCCACAGTCTTCAAGGCCGTAACGACAAGGCCATTCCGATGTTCGAAAGGGCACTGGCCATCCTCGAGAAGGCGAACGGTCCCGACGATCCCGAAGCTGCGGTATCGATGAGCAACCTGGCCAATAGCTACATCCAGCGGCATCGTTATGCGGATGCAGAGCGCCTGCTCAAGAGAGCGATCGTGGTGACGTCGAAAGCGTTCGGCCCCAACCATCCCGACATCGCGCAGGCGCAGAACAATCTGGCAGAACTCTACTCCCGTCAGGGACGTAAGGCGGATGCCGAGTATCTGTTCAAGCAGTCGGCGGCCATGTTTGAAAGGACGCTCGGCCCGAACCATCCGGATCTCGCTGGTGTCCTGGAGAACCTGGCCGGCTTCTACAAGGATCAGGGGCGCTATGCCGACGCCGCACAAGCCCATAAGCGCTCGATGGTCATTCGAGGGAAAACAGAGTCAGGACCGATCTGA
- a CDS encoding alkene reductase, whose translation MPSPSLFTPLQIGPYTLSHRVVMAPLTRMRADRDSLAARPLNAEYYGQRASEGGLIIAEASQVMPEGRGNPDTPGIHSEQQVAGWKQVTDAAHAKGGVIFLQLWHVGRASHSSFQPGGVLPVSASAIAISGTTRSADGATVPYEVPRALETAEIAAVIEAYRQGARNAMAAGFDGVEVHGANGYLLEQFLQSRSNQRTDRYGGSIENRARLLLEVTQAVIDVWGADRVAVRLSPYGVANDTGEADPMPLYTYVIEELKTPGLAYLHFVEPRSSGSGRAEVNHTNVPAAFELFRPFWPGVLITAGGFDAASAEAAVESGNADAIAFGRAFIANPDLPERIRRQVAFTPYNRATFYGGDVAGYTDYPFMAG comes from the coding sequence ATGCCATCTCCCTCGCTGTTCACGCCGCTGCAGATCGGTCCGTATACGCTGAGCCACCGCGTGGTGATGGCGCCGCTGACGCGGATGCGCGCCGATCGCGACAGCCTCGCTGCGCGGCCGCTCAATGCCGAATACTACGGTCAGCGGGCGAGCGAAGGCGGCCTGATCATCGCCGAGGCCTCGCAGGTCATGCCGGAAGGGCGCGGTAATCCGGATACGCCTGGCATTCATTCGGAGCAGCAGGTCGCCGGCTGGAAGCAGGTCACCGACGCCGCTCATGCCAAAGGCGGCGTCATCTTCCTGCAGCTCTGGCATGTCGGTCGCGCCTCGCATTCCTCATTCCAGCCCGGCGGCGTGCTGCCCGTGTCGGCGTCGGCCATCGCCATTTCCGGCACCACCCGCAGCGCCGATGGTGCGACGGTGCCGTATGAAGTCCCCCGGGCGCTCGAGACCGCGGAGATCGCCGCTGTAATCGAGGCCTATCGCCAGGGCGCGCGCAACGCGATGGCGGCCGGCTTCGATGGCGTCGAAGTGCACGGCGCCAATGGCTATCTGCTGGAGCAGTTCCTGCAGTCACGCTCCAACCAGCGCACCGACCGGTATGGCGGCTCCATCGAGAACCGCGCGCGGTTGCTGCTGGAGGTCACGCAGGCGGTCATCGACGTGTGGGGCGCCGACCGCGTCGCGGTACGGCTGTCACCCTATGGCGTCGCCAATGATACCGGCGAGGCCGATCCGATGCCGCTGTACACCTACGTCATCGAAGAGTTGAAGACGCCGGGCCTGGCCTATCTGCATTTTGTCGAGCCGCGTTCGAGTGGCTCCGGTCGCGCCGAGGTCAACCACACCAATGTGCCGGCGGCGTTCGAACTGTTCCGGCCGTTCTGGCCGGGCGTGCTGATCACGGCCGGCGGCTTCGATGCGGCGTCGGCAGAGGCGGCGGTGGAGTCCGGCAATGCCGATGCGATCGCGTTCGGCCGCGCCTTCATCGCCAATCCCGACCTGCCGGAACGGATCCGGCGCCAGGTGGCGTTCACGCCCTACAACCGCGCCACTTTCTACGGCGGCGATGTCGCCGGCTACACGGACTATCCGTTCATGGCAGGCTGA
- a CDS encoding ABC transporter substrate-binding protein, whose translation MAFAQEKKITVWFSKGFYKSEDESLIEAIKKFEAKTGIKVELSQYAIQDMIPKTVAALDSGTPPDVAYADTYDVQASGKWASEGKLEDLTDILTPIKGNFAPNTIETAFLYNDVTKKKAYYGFPLKQQSMHVEIWGDMLEQAGFKVSDIPKDWKGYWSFWCDKVQPAYRKASGTRAFGVGQPMGVESTDSFQSFYTFMDAYNVKLVDDDGKLLVDDPKVREGLIGALRDYTDTYIKGCSPPSSTTWKDPDNNVAFHNKTIVMTHNFTISIAAKWFEDSQNQALTPEQRAAGKKAYEETIITASFPNKPDGTPIKYRSDVKTGMIFSASKNKPEAKEFVKFLLQEENLQPYIEGALGRWFPVTTAGQKSAFWQADRHRKAVYNQFMGGTSTFDFVKNYKFTILNNENAWAKAMNRVVSEKVPVDKAVDELIARIKQVAG comes from the coding sequence GTGGCGTTTGCCCAGGAAAAGAAGATCACGGTCTGGTTCAGCAAGGGCTTCTACAAGTCCGAGGATGAATCGCTGATCGAGGCGATCAAGAAATTCGAAGCCAAGACCGGCATCAAGGTCGAGCTGTCGCAATACGCTATTCAGGACATGATCCCGAAGACGGTGGCGGCGCTGGATTCCGGCACACCGCCGGACGTCGCCTATGCCGACACCTATGACGTGCAGGCCTCCGGCAAGTGGGCATCCGAGGGCAAGCTCGAGGACCTCACCGACATCCTGACGCCGATCAAGGGCAATTTCGCGCCCAACACCATCGAGACGGCATTCCTCTACAATGACGTCACCAAAAAGAAGGCCTATTACGGCTTTCCGCTGAAGCAGCAGTCGATGCATGTGGAAATCTGGGGCGACATGCTGGAGCAGGCCGGCTTCAAGGTCAGCGATATCCCGAAGGACTGGAAGGGTTACTGGTCGTTCTGGTGCGACAAGGTGCAGCCGGCCTACCGCAAGGCATCCGGCACCCGCGCCTTCGGCGTCGGACAGCCGATGGGCGTGGAATCCACAGACTCCTTCCAGTCGTTCTACACCTTCATGGACGCCTACAACGTCAAGCTGGTCGACGACGACGGCAAGCTGCTGGTCGACGATCCCAAGGTGCGCGAAGGCCTGATCGGCGCGCTCCGCGATTACACCGACACCTATATCAAGGGCTGCTCGCCGCCCTCCTCGACCACGTGGAAGGACCCCGACAACAACGTCGCGTTCCACAACAAGACCATCGTGATGACCCACAACTTCACGATCTCGATCGCGGCCAAGTGGTTCGAGGACTCGCAGAACCAGGCACTGACGCCGGAACAGCGCGCCGCGGGCAAGAAGGCCTATGAGGAAACCATCATCACGGCGTCGTTCCCCAACAAGCCCGACGGCACGCCGATCAAGTATCGCTCCGACGTCAAGACCGGCATGATCTTCAGCGCGTCCAAGAACAAGCCGGAGGCCAAGGAATTCGTCAAATTCCTGCTGCAGGAAGAAAACCTGCAGCCCTACATCGAAGGCGCGCTGGGCCGCTGGTTCCCGGTGACCACCGCCGGCCAGAAGAGCGCATTCTGGCAGGCCGACCGTCATCGCAAGGCGGTGTACAACCAGTTCATGGGCGGCACCTCGACGTTCGACTTCGTGAAGAACTACAAGTTCACGATCCTCAACAACGAGAACGCCTGGGCCAAGGCCATGAACCGCGTGGTCAGCGAGAAGGTGCCGGTCGACAAGGCCGTGGATGAGCTGATCGCCCGCATCAAGCAGGTCGCGGGCTAA
- a CDS encoding carbohydrate ABC transporter permease produces MTSLTLSSPQDTIPRKPWSARLSTQQVWGLALLTPYMLVFLAFVVYPVCYGLWLARHPASYVALYHDPIFARAAVNTLIFLIIGINFKMLIALFLSGFFVNTRTWIKWLSVLFILPWAVPSIPTILSVRFMFNPEWGMVNNLIFRFTGEDGPNWLNDPTIALTMAIGMHIWKSLPFWTLILITGRLAIPDDQFEAAEVDGASPWQKFRYVTWPSMRTLYLTCTLLSMIWTLGDFNSVYLLTGGGPADLTHVLATLGIRYLRLDQLDLSMAAIVCALPLVLPLVYVMMKRLSR; encoded by the coding sequence ATGACGTCACTCACGCTCTCCTCGCCCCAAGACACGATCCCGCGAAAACCGTGGTCGGCGCGGCTGTCGACGCAGCAGGTCTGGGGGCTGGCGTTGCTGACGCCGTACATGCTCGTGTTCCTGGCTTTCGTCGTCTATCCCGTCTGCTACGGGCTGTGGCTGGCGCGGCATCCGGCGAGCTACGTGGCGCTGTATCACGATCCGATTTTCGCCCGCGCCGCGGTCAACACGCTGATCTTCCTGATCATCGGCATCAATTTCAAAATGCTGATCGCGCTGTTCCTGTCCGGCTTCTTCGTCAACACGCGCACCTGGATCAAATGGCTGTCGGTGCTGTTCATCCTGCCCTGGGCGGTACCGTCGATCCCGACCATCCTGTCGGTGCGATTCATGTTCAATCCCGAATGGGGCATGGTCAATAATCTGATCTTCAGGTTCACCGGCGAGGACGGGCCGAACTGGCTCAACGATCCCACCATCGCGCTGACCATGGCGATCGGCATGCACATCTGGAAGTCGCTGCCGTTCTGGACGCTGATCCTGATCACCGGGCGGCTGGCGATTCCCGACGACCAGTTCGAGGCCGCGGAGGTCGACGGCGCCAGCCCGTGGCAGAAGTTCCGCTACGTCACCTGGCCGTCGATGCGCACGCTGTATCTGACCTGCACGCTGCTCTCGATGATCTGGACGCTCGGCGACTTCAACAGCGTCTATCTGCTCACCGGCGGCGGCCCTGCCGACCTCACCCATGTGCTGGCCACATTGGGCATCCGCTATCTCCGCCTCGACCAGCTCGACCTGTCGATGGCGGCGATCGTCTGCGCGCTGCCGCTGGTGCTGCCTCTGGTCTATGTGATGATGAAACGGTTGTCGCGATGA
- a CDS encoding carbohydrate ABC transporter permease has translation MRMPTLREVGVEARLLLIGIPVFIWTMLPLYHLFLFAISPKQDAFAGKLWPDHPTLHNFGIVFGQKHYFLRDFWAQFWNSTVIALSVGVLTLVIATAAAFAISRLRVRGGRLVMNLALFTYFIPAAFLAVPMYRTMGNYGLLNNHWSLILAMVTIASPYAIWVLKQASDKLPVELDEAAIMDGATTPQLFRLVYLPLMLPSLVAVGAYAVLLAWNEYLYAFLLLSKDTEITLPVALGNFLAADDSPWELLMTTGLIYALPPAAMYYAFKRYMVGGLTAGAVKS, from the coding sequence ATGCGCATGCCCACCCTGCGCGAGGTCGGCGTCGAGGCGCGCCTGCTGCTGATCGGCATTCCCGTGTTCATCTGGACCATGCTGCCGCTGTATCACCTGTTCCTGTTCGCGATCTCGCCGAAGCAGGATGCCTTCGCAGGCAAGCTGTGGCCGGATCATCCGACGCTGCACAATTTCGGCATCGTGTTCGGCCAGAAGCACTACTTCCTGCGCGATTTCTGGGCGCAGTTCTGGAATTCCACGGTGATCGCGCTGTCGGTCGGCGTGCTGACGCTGGTGATCGCCACCGCGGCAGCGTTCGCTATCTCGCGGCTACGGGTGCGCGGCGGACGGCTGGTGATGAATCTGGCGCTGTTCACCTACTTCATTCCGGCGGCATTCCTTGCCGTGCCGATGTATCGCACCATGGGCAATTACGGTCTGCTCAACAATCACTGGTCGCTGATCCTGGCCATGGTGACCATCGCCTCGCCCTATGCCATCTGGGTGCTCAAGCAGGCCTCCGACAAGTTGCCGGTCGAGCTCGACGAGGCCGCCATCATGGACGGCGCCACAACGCCCCAGCTGTTCCGGCTGGTCTATCTGCCCTTGATGCTGCCGTCGCTGGTGGCAGTCGGCGCCTATGCGGTGCTGCTGGCGTGGAACGAATATCTCTACGCATTCCTGCTGCTGTCCAAGGACACCGAGATCACCCTGCCGGTAGCGCTCGGCAACTTCCTCGCCGCCGACGACTCGCCGTGGGAACTGCTGATGACCACCGGCCTGATCTATGCGCTGCCGCCGGCGGCGATGTACTACGCCTTCAAGCGCTACATGGTCGGCGGTCTGACGGCCGGTGCAGTGAAGTCGTAG
- a CDS encoding periplasmic heavy metal sensor, giving the protein MTFWPSPPKRLRWALLASLCINLALATYVSVQWFQPDGPPANAGMPLRMVERIAARLPQEDADILWRIYREKQPDMLPLQADYLRAMRKTLQLTGQPELDKAALRAAILDARDKRIKIGDAVIDTFIETLDQISPKGRRQLVGGFPR; this is encoded by the coding sequence ATGACATTCTGGCCCTCTCCGCCGAAGCGCCTGCGCTGGGCGCTCCTGGCATCGCTCTGCATCAATCTCGCGCTGGCGACCTATGTTTCGGTGCAGTGGTTTCAACCGGACGGGCCGCCGGCCAATGCCGGTATGCCGCTGAGAATGGTCGAGCGCATCGCCGCACGGCTGCCGCAGGAGGATGCAGATATCCTGTGGCGGATCTACCGCGAGAAGCAGCCCGACATGCTGCCGCTACAGGCAGACTACCTGAGGGCGATGCGCAAGACGCTGCAACTGACGGGACAGCCGGAGCTGGACAAGGCCGCATTGCGCGCCGCGATTCTGGATGCGCGCGACAAGCGCATCAAGATCGGCGACGCCGTGATCGACACCTTCATCGAGACGCTGGACCAGATTTCTCCGAAAGGGCGACGTCAACTCGTCGGCGGGTTTCCGCGCTGA
- a CDS encoding RNA polymerase sigma factor — MENETDEALMLAVAARQQQAFRILMGRYMPRAIRVAQRVVRNAAEADEIGQEAFLRIWTRATSFDPAVARFTTWLYRIVLNLAFDRVRKPAFAPIEDAGDVRDDRPEPVERLIADQERRMLEQAMAHLSDRQRGAIALFHMEGLSGEQSAEAMNISAKAFESLLARARDALREQVRKIQDGGRQV; from the coding sequence ATGGAGAACGAAACGGACGAAGCCCTGATGCTGGCGGTCGCGGCGCGCCAGCAGCAGGCGTTTCGCATCCTGATGGGCCGGTACATGCCGCGCGCCATCCGCGTCGCCCAGCGCGTCGTCCGCAATGCCGCCGAGGCCGACGAGATCGGTCAGGAAGCCTTCCTGCGAATCTGGACGCGCGCGACATCGTTCGATCCGGCAGTGGCGCGGTTCACCACCTGGCTCTACCGGATCGTGCTCAATCTCGCTTTCGACCGCGTGCGCAAGCCGGCCTTCGCGCCGATCGAAGACGCAGGCGATGTGCGGGATGACAGGCCCGAACCGGTGGAGCGGCTGATCGCGGATCAGGAGCGGCGGATGCTGGAGCAGGCAATGGCGCATCTGTCCGACCGGCAACGTGGCGCCATCGCGCTGTTTCACATGGAAGGGCTGAGCGGCGAGCAGTCCGCCGAGGCCATGAACATCAGCGCCAAGGCATTCGAGTCGCTGCTGGCGCGCGCACGCGACGCGCTCAGGGAGCAAGTCAGGAAAATTCAGGATGGCGGGAGGCAGGTATGA
- a CDS encoding outer membrane protein, giving the protein MKKAIGLACLLGLSGIGKGLAADLGVAAPVAQRQSVVPLLPSWAGPYVGVQAGYLWGGGEIGIPSTGESHVVDPKSFMGGVTLGYARQRGRFVSGLEADINVVGGSATIDTGLAPDPTLTQLQTRMTWNGHLRARLGYSFDQAMIFMAGGLALAGVQNKAIDNAAGLSASWSDTRAGWTLGGGVDYRISPLTTFRLEYLYDNYGTATLAAQSFDNVAFAEREHKLDTHTLRAGVNWSF; this is encoded by the coding sequence ATGAAGAAAGCAATTGGTTTGGCGTGCCTGCTCGGCCTGTCCGGCATCGGCAAGGGGTTGGCTGCCGATCTCGGCGTGGCGGCGCCTGTCGCGCAGCGGCAGTCTGTGGTGCCGCTGCTGCCGAGCTGGGCGGGGCCTTATGTCGGCGTCCAGGCCGGCTATCTGTGGGGCGGCGGAGAAATCGGCATTCCCTCGACCGGTGAATCCCATGTCGTCGATCCGAAGTCGTTCATGGGCGGCGTCACGCTCGGTTACGCCAGGCAGCGGGGCCGCTTCGTCAGCGGTCTTGAGGCTGACATCAATGTCGTCGGTGGCAGCGCGACCATCGATACCGGCCTCGCGCCCGATCCCACGCTGACCCAGTTGCAGACCAGGATGACCTGGAACGGGCATCTGCGCGCCCGGCTCGGCTATAGCTTCGATCAGGCGATGATCTTCATGGCCGGCGGCCTGGCACTGGCGGGCGTGCAGAACAAGGCGATCGACAACGCCGCCGGGCTTTCCGCGAGCTGGAGCGATACGCGGGCGGGCTGGACGCTCGGCGGCGGTGTCGACTACCGCATCTCGCCGCTGACAACGTTCCGGCTCGAATATCTCTACGACAACTACGGCACCGCGACGCTTGCGGCGCAGTCGTTCGACAACGTCGCTTTCGCCGAGCGCGAACACAAGCTCGACACCCACACGCTTCGCGCCGGCGTCAACTGGAGCTTCTGA
- a CDS encoding TIGR00282 family metallophosphoesterase, with translation MRILFIGDVVGKTGRTIILDRLPGLVRDWKLDLVVINGENAAGGFGITESIYNDLIDAGADAVTLGNHAWNQKEALVFIERAPRLIRPLNFPRHTPGRGAALIDTKNGARALVINAMGRVFMEPLNDPFSAIGKEIDACPLVEAADAIVVDFHGEASSEKQGMGYFCDGRVSLVVGTHTHVPTADHQILAGGTAYMTDAGMTGDYDSVIGMQKEEPVRRFTTGIPSGRFEPAFGPATLSGVAVETDDKTGLALHVGPVRLGGRLSQAVPEFWVS, from the coding sequence TTGCGTATTCTGTTTATCGGCGACGTGGTCGGAAAGACCGGGCGCACCATCATCCTTGACCGCCTGCCGGGCCTGGTGCGCGACTGGAAGCTCGATCTCGTGGTCATCAATGGCGAGAACGCCGCCGGCGGCTTCGGCATCACCGAGAGCATCTATAACGATCTGATCGATGCCGGCGCCGATGCGGTGACGCTCGGCAACCACGCCTGGAATCAGAAGGAGGCGCTGGTGTTCATCGAACGTGCGCCGCGGCTGATTCGGCCGTTGAATTTTCCGCGCCACACGCCGGGCCGTGGTGCCGCGCTGATCGATACCAAGAACGGCGCCCGCGCGCTGGTGATCAACGCCATGGGCCGCGTCTTCATGGAGCCGCTCAACGATCCCTTCAGCGCCATCGGCAAGGAGATCGACGCTTGTCCGCTGGTCGAGGCGGCCGATGCCATCGTGGTGGATTTCCATGGCGAGGCGTCGAGCGAGAAGCAGGGCATGGGCTATTTCTGCGACGGCCGCGTCAGCCTCGTGGTCGGCACGCATACCCACGTGCCCACCGCCGATCACCAGATCCTGGCGGGCGGCACCGCCTACATGACCGATGCCGGCATGACCGGCGACTATGATTCGGTGATCGGCATGCAGAAGGAAGAACCGGTGCGCCGCTTCACCACCGGCATTCCCTCCGGCCGCTTCGAGCCCGCCTTCGGCCCGGCAACGCTGTCGGGCGTCGCGGTGGAAACCGACGACAAGACTGGCCTCGCGCTGCATGTGGGGCCCGTGCGTCTCGGCGGACGGCTGTCGCAGGCGGTGCCGGAGTTTTGGGTGAGCTGA
- a CDS encoding 5-formyltetrahydrofolate cyclo-ligase: MSAPENAPNADKSSLRTAAIQRREALGVEQRAAAAQAMAAQKFPVAIKPGAIVSGYWPIRAELDPLPLMRQLEAQGAQLALPVIMGREQPLIFRAWNADAQLLRGQFGIMEPSPQSPAVLPDIVLVPLAAFDRLGHRIGYGAGHYDRTFEVLHAAKPIIAIGVAFAVQEIDTVPAEPHDVQLDYVLTEARTFDFRSL; encoded by the coding sequence ATGTCGGCACCAGAGAACGCCCCAAACGCCGATAAGTCGTCACTCCGCACCGCGGCCATCCAACGCCGCGAGGCGCTGGGCGTAGAACAGCGCGCCGCAGCCGCGCAGGCCATGGCCGCGCAAAAATTCCCCGTCGCCATCAAGCCCGGCGCCATCGTGTCCGGCTACTGGCCGATCCGCGCCGAGCTCGATCCGCTGCCGCTGATGCGACAGCTTGAAGCGCAGGGCGCGCAACTGGCGTTGCCGGTGATCATGGGGCGCGAGCAGCCGCTGATTTTTCGCGCATGGAATGCGGATGCGCAATTGCTGCGCGGCCAATTCGGCATCATGGAGCCGTCGCCGCAATCCCCCGCCGTGCTGCCCGACATCGTGCTGGTGCCGCTCGCGGCCTTCGATCGCCTCGGCCACCGCATCGGCTACGGCGCCGGCCATTACGATCGCACCTTCGAAGTGTTGCATGCCGCCAAGCCCATCATCGCCATTGGCGTCGCCTTTGCCGTGCAGGAAATCGACACCGTGCCGGCCGAGCCGCACGACGTGCAGCTCGATTATGTGCTAACCGAAGCGCGCACATTCGATTTCCGGAGTTTATGA